The proteins below are encoded in one region of Cucurbita pepo subsp. pepo cultivar mu-cu-16 chromosome LG10, ASM280686v2, whole genome shotgun sequence:
- the LOC111804323 gene encoding NAC domain-containing protein 37-like, translated as MMESMESMESSCVPPGFRFHPTDEELVGYYLRKKVASQKIDLDVIKDIDLYRIEPWDLQEKCWIGYEEQNEWYFFSHKDKKYPTGTRTNRATLAGFWKATGRDKAVYDKNKLMGMRKTLVFYRGRAPNGQKTDWIMHEYRLESDENGPLQEEGWVVCRAFKKRTTGQSKTAVEQWDSSYFYDEPIGVSSAIDPLEFISRQPPPQGLLEHNNIMCKQEMEAENVKLLQYNDPFVQLPQLESPSLPLVKRSSSISLLSDCYEGEHQPTKRRNNTNNTKVTDWRALDKFVASQLSQDEAFEGEGDSRFGAQNNSHNHNSVDMAILLMQNRVDDEENMYKGFLSSNLESNMYY; from the exons ATGATGGAGTCTATGGAGTCTATGGAGTCATCGTGTGTTCCACCGGGGTTTCGGTTTCATCCGACCGACGAAGAGCTCGTTGGTTATTATCTAAGGAAGAAGGTAGCTTCACAAAAGATTGATCTTGATGTCATCAAAGATATTGATCTTTATCGGATCGAGCCATGGGATCTTCAAg AGAAATGTTGGATTGGGTATGAAGAGCAAAATGAATGGTACTTCTTTAGTCATAAGGACAAGAAATATCCGACTGGGACGAGGACGAATAGGGCTACGTTGGCCGGGTTCTGGAAGGCAACTGGAAGAGACAAGGCTGTTTATGATAAGAATAAGCTCATGGGTATGAGAAAAACTCTCGTCTTCTATCGTGGGCGAGCCCCGAACGGCCAAAAGACTGATTGGATCATGCACGAGTACAGATTAGAATCGGACGAGAATGGCCCTCTCCAG GAAGAAGGGTGGGTGGTATGTAGGGCATTCAAGAAGCGAACAACGGGACAATCAAAGACGGCAGTCGAGCAGTGGGATTCGAGCTATTTCTACGATGAACCGATCGGAGTCAGCTCGGCAATCGATCCGCTTGAGTTCATCTCAAGGCAGCCACCGCCACAGGGATTATTAGAACATAATAATATCATGTGTAAGCAGGAGATGGAAGCTGAGAATGTGAAGCTCCTACAATATAATGATCCATTTGTACAGCTTCCACAGCTTGAGAGCCCATCTCTTCCATTGGTGAAGAGATCAAGCTCCATTTCTTTGCTGTCAGATTGCTATGAAGGAGAACATCAACCAACCAAAAGAAGGAACAACACCAACAACACAAAGGTGACGGATTGGAGGGCACTGGACAAGTTTGTGGCTTCCCAATTGAGCCAAGATGAGGCAtttgaaggagaaggagattCAAGGTTTGGAGCACAAAATAATAGTCACAATCATAATTCAGTAGACATGGCCATATTATTGATGCAAAATAGAGTAGATGATGAAGAGAACATGTATAAAGGGTTCTTAAGTTCAAACTTGGAGTCAAATATGTATTATTAG
- the LOC111803883 gene encoding histone H1: MSSTGEAEVKVPAEDSPSAEVPSAEEPKESEKPVEEKKSRTPRVKKPRQSKVASHPPYFQMIKEAITSLNEKNGSSPYAIAKYMEEKHKEVLPANFRKILALQLKNSTAKGKLRKIKASYELSEAGKKDKKASKVAKANAEKKTKQARTTRATAGKRKDEAASKAAKAVKKVVAKKPKRTTPAKPKQPKSIRSPAAKRAKKAVA, from the exons ATGTCGTCGACTGGGGAGGCTGAAGTGAAAGTTCCGGCGGAGGATTCTCCTTCTGCGGAGGTTCCGTCTGCGGAGGAGCCGAAGGAGTCAGAGAAGCCGGTGGAGGAGAAGAAATCCAGGACTCCGAGGGTGAAGAAGCCTAGGCAGTCTAAGGTGGCTTCACATCCACCGTACTTTCAG ATGATCAAGGAAGCAATCACGTCGCTCAACGAGAAGAATGGATCGAGTCCGTACGCCATAGCCAAATACATGGAGGAGAAACACAAGGAAGTTCTTCCAGCAAATTTCAGGAAAATCTTGGCGCTACAATTGAAGAATTCGACGGCTAAAGGAAAGTTAAGGAAGATCAAGGCTTCGTATGAGCTATCCGAAGCGGGAAAGAAAGACAAGAAAGCTTCGAAGGTCGCAAAAGCGAAtgcagagaagaaaacaaaacaggCAAGAACTACTAGAGCTACTGCAGGGAAGAGGAAGGACGAGGCAGCAAGTAAGGCGGCGAAGGCGGTGAAGAAGGTTGTTGCAAAGAAACCGAAAAGAACTACTCCGGCGAAGCCAAAGCAGCCGAAATCAATTAGGTCCCCTGCTGCTAAGAGGGCTAAGAAAGCGGTTGCGTGA
- the LOC111803882 gene encoding zinc finger CCCH domain-containing protein 6-like, whose translation MKRSRKSMRVSWAHGVNLCQVKLFSSEDCPSKVGQKSLDHLQAKTPWMLHPYTAEFNDCPPGFEFTPSGNQSADLSGISLIKWKCPLKFVMNSNWCVAAGEESREVESQKLREMRLLEAVYPRSSAIPPGATVSTDIEDELYDDSLTPHVPIIPIEEDECEDLGSDSAAAVNFSTSSMPMASNCSLERSIPASTTETSAEKLPDVGVDVAAAASTAFAVLTKSMEQGSMIDTNLLIKIFSDPKMIQNLSNIHPVSVAVSGSPPIATGALSKPAVSESVSSALTTSISIPNRPNGSMLKVSNGFPSTVTTALPQMSSIPTADVNLVAVPGHLLVSDPNNVKMTIPNAGIYSKIGSTPTYANMAPVSSVRKEAQQLKDLSYYKNLVRQHGDQRDFKKQKLGQDGNNHNHYNLNMVHEMKAENLKPKIQKQCIYFNGPKGCRNGVNCQFKHDIPLQNQNAKRMKLCGEVTGRT comes from the exons ATGAAGCGGTCGAGGAAATCAATGCGTGTTTCGTGGGCTCATGGAGTTAATCTTTGTCAG GTGAAGCTATTCTCATCAGAGGACTGTCCTTCTAAAGTGGGCCAGAAATCTCTAGATCATCTCCAAGCAAAAACTCCCTGGATGTTGCATCCTTATACTGCCGAATTTAATGATTGCCCGCCTGGATTTGAGTTTACTCCTTCGGGAAACCAATCTGCTGATCTATCTGGCATTTCTTTGATCAAGTGGAAATGCCCTCTCAAG TTTGTTATGAATTCCAACTGGTGTGTGGCAGCAGGAGAGGAAAGTAGAGAGGTAGAATCTCAGAAATTGAGAGAAATGAGATTGCTCGAAGCAGTTTATCCTCGATCATCTGCTATTCCTCCAGg TGCGACCGTTTCGACTGATATTGAAGATGAGCTTTATGATGATAGCCTCACTCCTCATGTCCCTATCATTCCtattgaagaagatgagtgcGAAGATTTAGGATCAGATTCAGCCGCCGCAGTAAACTTCTCTACGAGCTCAATGCCGATGGCTTCCAATTGTTCGTTGGAACGTTCAATCCCCGCAAGCACCACTGAGACATCTGCTGAAAAGTTGCCTGATGTTGGTGTGGATGTTGCTGCAGCTGCCTCTACTGCATTTGCAGTATTGACGAAAAGTATGGAGCAGGGAAGCATGATCGACACGAATTtgcttattaaaattttcagtgATCCAAAAATGATCCAGAATTTGTCCAACATTCACCCTGTATCTGTAGCAGTCTCGGGGAGCCCACCCATCGCCACTGGTGCTTTATCAAAGCCAGCAGTGAGTGAATCAGTTTCTTCGGCTCTCACAACATCCATTTCGATACCAAACCGTCCAAATGGAAGCATGTTGAAAGTGTCTAATGGATTCCCATCCACGGTCACCACTGCTCTTCCTCAGATGAGTAGCATTCCTACAGCCGATGTAAATCTCGTTGCAGTCCCAGGCCACTTACTGGTTTCAGATCCCAACAACGTAAAAATGACCATACCGAATGCTGGGATCTATTCTAAAATCGGTTCGACTCCGACGTATGCTAACATGGCGCCAGTAAGTTCAGTGAGAAAAGAAGCTCAGCAATTGAAGGATCTTAGCTACTATAAGAACTTAGTAAGACAACATGGAGATCAGAGGGACTTTAAGAAACAGAAACTTGGACAAGATGGCAATAATCACAATCATTATAATCTGAATATGGTACATGAGATGAAAGCAGAAAACTTGAAACCCAAGATTCAGAAACAatgcatttattttaatggCCCAAAGGGGTGTCGAAATGGCGTTAATTGCCAATT